A window of Candidatus Palauibacter soopunensis contains these coding sequences:
- a CDS encoding DUF6165 family protein: MNIEIPVSAGELIDRITILRLKQARIRDRRKLANVNSELANVEAVCVRTIGALEAAPSRVRERVAALTEVNRGIWDVEDELRRLERADDFGPRFTEAARQVYRLNDERHRLKRALSEDYGSAILEEKSHASADSETDPEADSA; this comes from the coding sequence GTGAATATCGAAATCCCGGTCTCCGCCGGCGAACTCATCGACCGCATCACCATCCTGCGACTGAAACAGGCCCGCATCCGCGATCGCCGGAAGCTCGCGAATGTGAACTCCGAGCTGGCGAACGTCGAGGCCGTGTGCGTGCGTACCATCGGGGCGCTCGAGGCCGCGCCGTCCCGCGTCAGGGAGCGCGTCGCCGCCCTGACGGAGGTGAACCGGGGGATCTGGGACGTCGAGGACGAGCTGCGTCGCCTGGAACGCGCGGACGACTTCGGCCCCCGCTTCACCGAGGCCGCGCGGCAGGTGTATCGCCTGAACGACGAACGTCACCGCCTCAAGCGTGCCCTCAGCGAGGACTACGGCTCGGCGATCCTCGAGGAAAAATCACATGCCTCGGCGGATTCGGAGACGGATCCCGAGGCGGACTCGGCGTAG